AGGGTCAGTCTGCTGCCGCACATTAGGCGTGAATTTCCTCTGGTTTTGCAGgagttgctgttgctgtgtttgtggctgttgctgctgctgctgctgctggaggaggagctggcaaGCCTGAACAAGCATGGACAGAGTGAAACAAAAGAGTAGTGAGGTGGTAACAGAGACAAATCCAAaccataaaaatattttaaaacttcaCTCTGTGAACCCATTGGTCTACTAAATGCTATGTAGTCTAAGCCATATGTCCTCTAAGCGGTAGTAGTCACTATCCAGCTATTTGGTTCATGAGTCAGAGCTGAAACCTAAGTTTGTTTAATGAACATCACTgagtttgaattaaaaaaatattcattataaTCATTATAttctaaaatatttcattagtATTGAACGATGACTCATCTTAAAACAACCATGTAATGACTATGTCACTCGATACATGAGCATTGATCAACTAATGTTAAAGACTGGAAATGCAAAGGAATTGTCAAGGGTAAGTGCTAAATTTGGGATTGTGAAATCAGATACCATTTCCATAAGATTCAGACGTATTGCGCTATTGCTCACCAGTTGAAACTGAATGTGAGGCGGGTagatgctgctgatgctgctgagcATTGCAATATGCTGCGGGGACAGCTGTGGAGGGAACACACCTCCCCCGACTCCTGCCACTCCTCCCACGCCGCTAACACCTCCCACGCTCCCGCTGGGAGGGGGCATCTGCTTCAGCACGGAGCCTGGCACCTGGAGACAGACGCAGCGGAAAGCACACCTGTTACCACAGAAACACTTTGGTGCTGTAACCCCTGGCAACTACCATAGCTTAGTGTTTCTCCCTGATTAACATTGATTCTCTTTCATGTTCTCATTAGCTGGTGTTAACAAGTGACTTCACTAAGTGAGGGAAATTGATTCAATTCCTGGACAAGACATGAATTTCACTTTGTATTCTTTAGGGGCGAGCAGGAAACATGATCAATGTTGACCTGAAGAGTGATTATGCAGTCCAGGAAGTTCACTAACTAACAGATGCCATGCAACGAGAAGACTTTGTTGTAAAGGCtcatagaaagaaaaatagatgaTTACACATTGAATCTACACACGAAATATGCAATTGACCCCACGCATGACCTGGGTATTGTGTGGTAATCCCACACTGCATGCATGAAGCTTCAAATATTGTCAAAAGCCGATTTCTGCGCTTAATTTCTACAGATTGTAGTCACAATATTTGTTTCTGCCCACACAGACAGTAAATATATGCTAATACAGCAGATAGCACACTGGTTCCCTCTAGTCATTTTTGTCAAACTGAACATCCGCTGACTGTAACAAGAGGAGCTACAGAAATTTCTCTTTAgggccagaaaaaaaacaaactaactaaaaaaaaaaaaaaaaaaaaaaagcaagaacaATAAACATGGGCATTGAAAAACATCTTCCAACTGGAAGTAATTTAGCTTTCGTACTGGTTATTTAGTTGCAGACAAACAGTAAATATGAGTCACTCTACAACTGATTTACACTGACAGTCAACCCACATACTTCCTGTGTCAGTGTTGAAAAACAATCATTCCATCAGATGGAAACAATTCTGTTTagtaaaatgaaagtttaaaaagCTTAAGTACCTGAGGGGACAGGAACTGATGAGGCACTTGCGCTCGTATCCCCGGGGACTGGTTTAAGGGTGGGACACTTGGCTGGTGTCTTGACTGACCCATCCCTCCACCACTGCCAAAGATACTGTGACCACCCTGTGAGTcataatggaaaatgaaaattctGAAAACCCAAAACACCAGAGAAATAGATGATCTAATACACATATTGAATACAAAATATGACAGGAAATTTTGGGggcatatttattttaacccccttgtcaaaaaaaaaaaaagaaggatctAATGTCAAGATGGTaggacagaaacaaaaggaGTGGTTATCTTACTTGTCTAAAAGGGATAGTGTGGTTGAAGAGGGAATGGGGCTTGTAGACAGTGGGTGGTGAGTACAGAGAGCAAGGACCCTCCTCCCCAAGGCACCCATCCTGATTGGTCAAAGGCAAGGTCTGTCAGTGACAGCCAGGGGAAGACCAATTGAGTGGGAGTAACAGAATGGGGAGTGGGGCAGGGTTGAGACAAGGAGAAATGGGGCAGACGAGGAAGAAAAGGTAGAATCACAAGAGAATAGTGATAAGGACAAAATGTTATCTAAAcatgagaaagacaaaagagacaAATACCACTAAGGTGGTAGTAGGATGCTACCTTGTCATAATATGAACCAGCATCACTGGATGCTGCCTCTTTGGAACCAGGTGGACGATAAGCcatcccccctcctcctcctcttcctccctttctcatGTCTCCATTGTAATCATTCAATCCCAtgcctcttttctctgcttccaTCTTCTTATCCTGGTGAGACCCTGGAGCCAGGTCAATGTTCGGGCCACTGGGATCATCATTCTGCTCCAGATAGaagaccaccaccaccatcattaACAACAGGGTAGAATCAAAATATATACATCTGGACTTTTTAGCCCTTTAACTCTGAAGAGTCCTTTTTTCCATCtggactttttgtttattttaaccataaaagcACCAGGAGATGTCCTGTTAATAAGTGCTTTTGCCCATACCATATGtgaaagaaatgtattaatGGCGAACAAATTCGCCAACTTCCAGCAACAACAAGAGTAGAATTACTGTAATAACCCTATATTGGCTGTGAAGCACAATTTCTGAGCTATCAGAAACTGCTGCTATCTGAATTTCTCAGACAGAGCAAACATTTGCGAATTTACAGTAATTCAGTCTTGCCGGCAGCATGCTTGGTTTAACAGGGTTAAACaaaaattttattaattaatttaaaaaaagctgtgaaCTGACTGACCCGAAAAAGCATCATTCCACATTTACTGATTTGTCCTGCTACATACCAGGAGCCCCATATTAGAGAACTGTCTGTTGATGGGATTCATCCAtgactctcctcctccagccttcAGTGGAGCCTGAGAAACAAAATACAAAGTCAGAGTACAGTCATTTCTATTTTGCCAGGGTTACAAAGTTTTCAAAGGTGACATTGGCTATACAAAACATATGGAAAACTTTTTAAAGGTGAAAAGTATTTTTCCTATAATTCTCAGAGGGGGATTGATTTATCAAATCTAGCTCACTAGCTCACTCAAGAGATGTCCATCAAACAATTACTATTTAGCAACATAAACACCATAGATTTATTTGAACTTATGTGGTGGCAGAAAACTATTTCTTAAAAAATGTATCTAAATGTATGTAACATCAAAGTCAATGGACCCAAATATCAGGCTTTTATTCTTTGAACCAATCTTTTACAAATTTCCTTTTCAAGGATTCATCTTCTTCACTAGTAACCCACCTTGTTGCTAGGTTTCTTCCCAGTGTGGCTCTGGCCCCAGCCACCATTGCTTCCCTGTCCCCAAGACGAGCCGCTTCCCTGGGAGCCAGCGCTATTCCACATGCCACctgcctcctcttcatcctcccaGCTCGAGTGACGTGAGGCTGCCACAGAGCCTTCTTTCTCCCCCCAGCCATCTTGCATAGACTTTGAACCtgcatggagaaaaaaagtcaCTGTTAATACCATGTACGAAACTGATATTAATTCtggttttcctgttttaatttacATAACCTACTACTACACAAACTATTATACTTGAAATGTCCAAAGTGGACATCTCAACTGTTATGGATTATGGTTATGCCAAAGAGGCACAATATGCCTTTTTCACCAAGTGATTTAGCTTTGATTTGAAGTTCTAACCAGATTTGATGGGGTTGGGAGAAGGATTTCCCCAGCCCATTGGCTTCCCTCCAGCATTGTCAGTGTCTCCCCAGCCTGTAGGGGCATCACTAGGTTTTCCCCAAGCTGCTGTGCCATTGTCTACTGTGGGACTAGTTGGAGGAGTGCCACCCCAGCCTGATggacctgaaaacacacattgacACGTTATTGCACAACATCTGGACTACATGCAGCCTGAGCTGCTTTTTACACTGGTGTAACCATAACTGTATTTGATGGTTTGCAATGATTAGCAATGGTATTGAGATTTAAACTAATCAAAACAGAGGGCAATGGCAACGTTCTTGCACATATTTCTGCATGGAAATTAAACCATCTTCTCTGCAGTCACACTATTACCCTGCAAAAGTGGACTTGCAGAAAGAAGAATTATTTAACCATGCTAGTTAGGGCTACCAACTGAAGGTGCAGTATCGAGTGCTATTACTGTGGTTTTGGAGCTCAAACTAAAGTGATAGTAAGCAAGCACCTGGCAAAAAACccccacaaaacaaacaaacaaacagacaatcaaaccccaaaacaaaactgcatatGTATCCCTCATGAGTTGTTGCTTTGTTATGCTAAACTTATGCTaaaccaaacaatgaaaaagcCTTTCAAATGTAGACAGTGAATGAAattcatgtttcagtttttccttaCTTCGCTGAAGATTTTATACAACTTGACAAATTATTATGATCAAATTGACAAATGTCAAATGACTCACCCATAGCAGACGCTTTCCCTGGTCCATGGCCAGTGTTGAAGTCTCTGTTGCCTCCAAGCCCTGCAGCCTGCCTGGTAGGTTGCTGCTGTATTGGAGGTccctgctgttgctgtggttgGGCCTGACCCTGAACATGTGTCTGCTGGCCTGTAGGGGTGCTGTTTTTGTCCCACAAGTTGACCGGCTTGTAGTTGTAATTGGTTGGGTCGCCCCACGCTGATGTTCCATCATCTATCTCATTCTTCCTGCTTATGGACTGCGGCGAAGGTTCCTCCCAGCCGCTTGGTTCAGATCCACCTCCTCCAGGGCCACCAGGGATAGGCCCCGAGGTCCAGCCTGAGCTTTGGTTCTGATTCTGGGCTTGAGAGATCGGTTTCCTCCCCCCGCCCCCTTGCATAGCCCCTTGGTCCAATGCTTGCTGCAGCTGTGGATGCTGATTACGGGGCTGTGATTGTTGCTGTTGCAGTTGTGCCTGTGGGCCTGGGATGGAGCCCAACTGGCTGTTTGGCATCTGGTGCATTTTATTTCCCCCACTCCAATTTTGATGGGGTTTGGACCCCATTCCCCCAACAActcccaccccccctccactaCCTCCTCCCCCTGTGCCCCCTGCTCCCCAGGTTCTCCGAGGAGGATTATCTTCCCAGCTTCCCCAAGGACCCACACCTGAGTCCCCACCTGAGTTTCCACCTCCATTCTTCCTGTCATCCTCCCATCCACCTCCTCCACTATTTGATTTGGACTCTTGCTCTCCCCAGTCCCTACCTGCTCCTACCTTCTGTCCTGATCCCCACCCCGTACCTCCTCCATTTGAACCCATTTCTTTCCAACCCCCAgcacctttttcctcctgatTTCCTCCCCAGCCTCCACTCACTGAATCACTCTGAGACCCAAGATCTCCCCATCCtccactgtttcctcctctgctaTTGTCTCTCCATTCCTCATTCCCCCAGCCCTTGGGTTCCTGGCCATCACCAGGCCCTATGCCTTCCCCACCCCAGCCTGTAGCCTTCACTTGCTGGTTATGTCCTGGTATTACCCCTGGCCCCATACCCGGTCCTGTTGTGGTCACTGGTCCAGATTGTGATACGCCAAGATTCCTCATGCTGGGGCCTGAAGGTTGTGGGGCTCTCCCAGACAGAGAGGCCCCACTACTGctactgttgctgctgctctcccAGCCCTCACCAGAGGATCCAGCATTTGCAACCAGGGAAGGATTGGCCCCTGGACCCACCGATTCAGTGATTTGGGTCCTGGTTCCACCAGAATACTGAGATGAACCACCAAGAGATGATGGATGCTTTGATGTTGCTGATGACAATCCAGCTTTACTCTGTCCTCCATGTTCTTCAACATCCCAGGCCGTGTTTTGTCGGATCTGTGTTTGGCCCCATCCTGTGTTTGACAGGACCCGTGGGTCCAGATCAGATCGGCTTAGCAAGTTCTGTAAGGCAGCTTCAGCATTAGGTGCCTGGCGGCGAGGACGACTATGACCGTTGTTAGGTCCACTCCCGCTTCTGGAATTTCCACCACTGGATGAAGATCCTCCACGTGCCCCCTGTCCTGCAACCCCCCCGCCCCATTCCCCAGTTTCACCCTCTCCCCTCTGATTGTCCCAGACTCTGGTCATAGTGGTggctgtggaggaagaagaggaggtggtAGGAGGGTTGCCAGCTGTGCTTCCCCCactactgctgctgttactgctgCAGGCTCCACCCATTCCCTCTCCTCCTGTATTAGCTCCCCCAATAGCAGTGGTGGTTCCACCCCAATCACCACCAGAaactcctctctcccctccaaCTCCTGATGACCCCCACCCTCCCTGAGATACCCCAGAGGTTTGACTAACATTTCCCCCAGTTCCAGCGCTGCCCCAAGCATTAACCCCACTAGTGGAACTTGGATAGCCCCAACCCGAGGTCCCATTGTCCCCTTCAGCAGCTGCAAATCCCCCTGTACTACCCCCTCCACTCTCCCATCCATCAGTCCTTGAGGCACCCGTTTTGGAGTTAGCTGCAGGGTAAGAAGGCTGGCCTCTCCATGAGGAGGCAAGACTGTGGTCTCCCACACTCATCGCACCTCCTCCCACACCATGGTCCATTCCTCCCCCACTCCCTTCCCCCGCTGCAATTTTTGGTCCCGCTGATTCGCTGTCCCACTTCCCCCctcccatctctctgtctctggattGCATTTGGTGAAGTTGGTGCTGATGGGTGCTTGATTGATTCACAGATAAAGTCGGGTGACCCCCCAGCACCCCGACTGCCCCACTTCCCAGGCCTAGGGGAGCAGAGTTGTTGGCAGACAGAGACCCTCCAAGGCCTTGGTTATGGAAGGAAGACGGACCTCCTtcccctgcagcagcaggcccATCCTGCTGAACTAGGGCAGGCCAGGCCGAAGGGTTGGCATTTGGATTGAAGTTGGCACCTGGTGTCCCACTGCTGCCATCGATGGGGCCACTGGCATCATGGCTCCCTGGCACAGCGGAGGCTTTGGAAAGTGAGGAGGGCTGTTGTAGCAGAGGCCCAGCTGCAGCTACTGCATTCCCTCCTCCAAGATGACCCTGGGAGGCAGCCGTCCCCCATGCCACAACATTGGACGACTGCATACATTCATTGGGCAAAGAGAACGAGGAAGTGGGTGAGGATTGGTTGCCAGAGGCACTGTTGCTGTTCACAGGCATTCCATTGTTGCTGCTGCCCCCGCCAGCCCTGGTAaatgaaactcctcctccatcactgccaGCGATGCTAGGCCACTCTTCCAGGTCGTTGCCATCGACAATCACCTTCTCCCTGCCCTGAGAGGAGGTCTGGCTGCCTGAGCTCGCCCCCCACATGGAATTTGCATAATTAGAAGTAGTAGTAGAAGCAGCAACTGATGATGAGGTGAGGGCCAATGAGGAAGCAGCCGCACCAGAATCtgagaaagcaaacacacattagAAGCTATTACCGCAATCAACTTAAAATGGAACCATTATATGCTAAATATGACCTACAGATTCCTAACATTTACCTGAGACAGCAGCCATGTTTGCATTTGGGccatcccctcctcctccccctcccagcAGCATGGAGGACAGTGGCGGCTGACCCCTCTTCAGTAGCACTTTTTGGTCCTGCTGGCAGCGGAATCGCGGCGGCACTTCTCTCGGCATGTAGCGTGGTTGCTGCTGAGGCGTCTGGGCTCCGCCTCCGCTACTTGTGCTGCTGTTCCCAGTAGCACTGGGGCCGCCAGCGATGGAGGAAGAactggtggtggaggtgggctGTCCGTTGGCCACCGCCAGGCGCTTGGCATTGTTGCCGCCCTGTGACGGGGTGGCAGCACTGCCAGGGCCTGAGGTGGCTGGGGATGGGGAGGCAGAGGGGGTGGGTCCAGGGCTGGGggaggcagagctgctctgtgtggCAGGAGACTGGGTAGACGCCGGCTTGGTCAAGTCTGGCACTGCATGAATACAGAGGGCAAAATATTGCCAACCAACATaaggtttataaaaaaaaaaaaaaaattgatgaatgaaatatatataaaaagtaaCTGTCTACTTATCTATTTTCAGAAGAGATACAAGAACTTTGGTGAACAACTAATATCAATGgctaaatatacacacatagaCCATTGTACTGCTtacctttgtttttttgttctgtaacctaaaaataaataaaaaacaaaacattagttTCTTGCCCATAGCTCAAATGTCAAAAAgacattgtttttattacaaatgtctgtaaaacaaaatgattgAAGTGGGctcacaaacattaaaatgtaattgtgaaCACATTAAggggaatgaaaaaaaatttaaataaataaataaataaaaaactgtgtAGAGGTCTGCCAAGATGATAATGTATCATTCCCATGTTCAAGACCTTGTTTTCAATGGTATTCTATAGGGCCGAAGGGttaataaaatttcatttgaaaatgcaatttcagacactgcatataaaaaaaaatctcaaaaggTTGCAATGTAGAAAATACTTTGTTTCTTGCATGCAATTCATGTCTCATCATGAAGACAGATTGATCTGGCCACCAAGAAAACACAGCATTGAAGCTGTCAGTTATCATTTCTCAAGCTTTCAAATTTTTCGGCCATGTAATTTAATGTATGACTGTGTAGCCATCAAACTCAATGCCTGTGCTGTCTTCATGTATCATTAAAGCAGATCAAGtcactcttaaaaaaaattcttctcTTGTCTGAGATGAGTTTCAATCTTGTCAACTTTATTACACATTGATCTGACATTTAAACTGGGAGGTGTGGGAGCCACaccagaggaaataaaacagctctCCACTAGCACTTGAaaatttatgacatttttaaaaattaataatttttaaatctAATAAACCCTGCATACATGTTGGGCCATGTCAGGACAtggttttttttatggttttgtttttttatattttcaatggatgttttgttttttatattttttatttttattttgatgagctcctgactaggtgaatttccccttggggatcaataaagttatatctatctatctatctatctatctatctagttAACACTGACGGCTGTAATCCCAACAACAGTGTCTTGTCTTCCCATTAGTtgcatttaatattttcaaagcaATTCCTCTGAGGTTCACATATTCTGTCAAGACTTTGTTGAATATAAACCCTTTTCTTTAAAGAGGAAATGTGTaagtaattaataaataaaataaataaagattactCCACttacctttcaaaaaaaaaaaaaacacaactcaaatGGAAATTGCTTATACTAGCCATGTGTGTCAAATTGACAactttaagaaaatgtttggcTCCTTCCCAATAAAGATAAAGTCACAAACTGATCATTTTACCACTCGCATAACATACCTGCTGCTGTGTCAGAACAGCAACAATTACAACTTTAATGCCAAAATGGAAACAGACTAGGAACAGAGAGGCAAAATAACTCACGGCAGTAAATTTATCATGCACGACTGTCAGTGCATGTACCCACATCTAACTGATTTTTACTGGAAAAGCAAACAGGGAAGTTGTTAGGCAGAGGCAGTCCCCAACCCATTGCTAATAAGTCAGacagtggttctcaaatgggggtacgtgagattttaaaaaatatacatgttaaaaatagaaatcaattCAAAAACCCTTAAAAATGGTTTAGAGTTTTTTAGCTGAGCACCCCCTAACTGTTAGTGGGTACtcaggtgaaaaaaattatttacagggGGTATTTCACTGAGAAAGGGTTGAGAACCACTGAGTTAGAAGATAAGCTAAATGTACAACAGCTTACAGtagtaaacaacaaaatattaaaaagtttTGTCATGTTTATTACCCAAAATTCACTGTCCTGTGAGCAAATTATTTAAACAGCCTTTGTTTCAGAACAATTCTGGCCATTGGTTTTTCAATCCCTATCAGTGGTTGAATACTTAATACAGGATCACTATAAGtggtttccattttatttactCTGAACTATTGAAAATACCAGAACTTCCAGACTATAGAGCACACCCGAATAAAAGACgcaaaatttaaagagaaaaattgttttgtacatatataggcc
Above is a genomic segment from Echeneis naucrates chromosome 19, fEcheNa1.1, whole genome shotgun sequence containing:
- the tnrc6ba gene encoding trinucleotide repeat-containing gene 6B protein; this encodes MEDKKRKKDDKRKREASQKVTEQKNKVPDLTKPASTQSPATQSSSASPSPGPTPSASPSPATSGPGSAATPSQGGNNAKRLAVANGQPTSTTSSSSIAGGPSATGNSSTSSGGGAQTPQQQPRYMPREVPPRFRCQQDQKVLLKRGQPPLSSMLLGGGGGGDGPNANMAAVSDSGAAASSLALTSSSVAASTTTSNYANSMWGASSGSQTSSQGREKVIVDGNDLEEWPSIAGSDGGGVSFTRAGGGSSNNGMPVNSNSASGNQSSPTSSFSLPNECMQSSNVVAWGTAASQGHLGGGNAVAAAGPLLQQPSSLSKASAVPGSHDASGPIDGSSGTPGANFNPNANPSAWPALVQQDGPAAAGEGGPSSFHNQGLGGSLSANNSAPLGLGSGAVGVLGGHPTLSVNQSSTHQHQLHQMQSRDREMGGGKWDSESAGPKIAAGEGSGGGMDHGVGGGAMSVGDHSLASSWRGQPSYPAANSKTGASRTDGWESGGGSTGGFAAAEGDNGTSGWGYPSSTSGVNAWGSAGTGGNVSQTSGVSQGGWGSSGVGGERGVSGGDWGGTTTAIGGANTGGEGMGGACSSNSSSSGGSTAGNPPTTSSSSSTATTMTRVWDNQRGEGETGEWGGGVAGQGARGGSSSSGGNSRSGSGPNNGHSRPRRQAPNAEAALQNLLSRSDLDPRVLSNTGWGQTQIRQNTAWDVEEHGGQSKAGLSSATSKHPSSLGGSSQYSGGTRTQITESVGPGANPSLVANAGSSGEGWESSSNSSSSGASLSGRAPQPSGPSMRNLGVSQSGPVTTTGPGMGPGVIPGHNQQVKATGWGGEGIGPGDGQEPKGWGNEEWRDNSRGGNSGGWGDLGSQSDSVSGGWGGNQEEKGAGGWKEMGSNGGGTGWGSGQKVGAGRDWGEQESKSNSGGGGWEDDRKNGGGNSGGDSGVGPWGSWEDNPPRRTWGAGGTGGGGSGGGVGVVGGMGSKPHQNWSGGNKMHQMPNSQLGSIPGPQAQLQQQQSQPRNQHPQLQQALDQGAMQGGGGRKPISQAQNQNQSSGWTSGPIPGGPGGGGSEPSGWEEPSPQSISRKNEIDDGTSAWGDPTNYNYKPVNLWDKNSTPTGQQTHVQGQAQPQQQQGPPIQQQPTRQAAGLGGNRDFNTGHGPGKASAMGPSGWGGTPPTSPTVDNGTAAWGKPSDAPTGWGDTDNAGGKPMGWGNPSPNPIKSGSKSMQDGWGEKEGSVAASRHSSWEDEEEAGGMWNSAGSQGSGSSWGQGSNGGWGQSHTGKKPSNKAPLKAGGGESWMNPINRQFSNMGLLNDDPSGPNIDLAPGSHQDKKMEAEKRGMGLNDYNGDMRKGGRGGGGGMAYRPPGSKEAASSDAGSYYDKTLPLTNQDGCLGEEGPCSLYSPPTVYKPHSLFNHTIPFRQGGHSIFGSGGGMGQSRHQPSVPPLNQSPGIRAQVPHQFLSPQVPGSVLKQMPPPSGSVGGVSGVGGVAGVGGGVFPPQLSPQHIAMLSSISSIYPPHIQFQLACQLLLQQQQQQQQPQTQQQQLLQNQRKFTPNVRQQTDPQQLARIMAVLQQQRQQQQVGGLGGSSKLSPSHHGAGGLGGPKLPVTDPLPHPGLAGSVADLHQKTLGPYSGFGSGMNLPGLDLGGSVLGGPGGMKDLGGQQSRFKWMMEGHSSPDTSSPENAFHKNGPVTPIKMPGGSPYSQYDMMVGDGLGDNWHRTPGKMVTKPTNTPSWPPEFQPGVPWKGIDRVDPESDPYMTPGSMMGNAVSPSLNDTEHQLLQDNTDSTPPLNTLLPSPGAWPYSASDSPLSNAHNSAKYTDYKTSWPPEPIGHKSWKANRGSSQTQLSRPPPGLASQKQPSPSPWSGGAPRLAGRGWGGGSSTTGSTWSDSSSRESCWLVLSNLTPQIDGSTLRTICMQHGPLLTFHLGLTQGTALIRYGSKQEAAKAQSALHMCVLGNTTILAEFVSEEDVARYIAHSQAGGTGGGGSTAGSASSGPTATSAVGANSNGGNCERGGAGGGSAGVGVDGGSTAVGAGNGGAGPSNSGWQGLDSTGSSSDQSSTQGPSGLGIFSQWSTNGAGVGGAGGVEAGRQGLWGAMGGMSSSGYPSSSLWGSPALEDRHQMGSPASLLPGDLLGGGADSI